GGTCATAGAAAACGTAAGATCATTACTCGCATTACACTATCCAAAATATGAAGTCATCGTTGTTAACGACGGTTCAAGTGACAAAACAGTGGAAGTCATAACCGAGGAATTTAATTTAAAATACTTCGCACCGTCTTCCGTTGAGAAGAAAATAGAAACCGCTGAAGTAAGAGGCATTTATTACAATCCAAACTACCCGAACCTATATGTAGTCGATAAGGAAAATGGAGGTAAGGCAGATTCCTTAAATGCTGGTATTAACTTATCAAACTATCCACTTATTGCATCGATTGACGCGGACTCTTTACTAGAAAAAGACGCCCTAATCCGTATGGCTAGAAAGTATATGGAAAACCCGGAACAAAACGTGGCAATTGGCGGGAATGTCCGCATTGCTAACGGTTGCAAAATTGAAAATGGCGTTGTGAAAGACGTGAACTTGCCGAAGAAACTACTTCCGATGCTGCAAACTGTTGAGTATATGAAAGCGTTCCTTGGTGGTCGTATCGGCTGGAGTAAAGTGAATGGCTTAATCATTGTCTCCGGTGCCTTCGGAGTATTCCGAAAAGATTATGTAGTGGAAGTTGGAGGTTATCGTGGTGGTTATCCTGGTGAGGATATGAACATCATCATCAAGCTTCACCGCCACATGCTAGAAAACAAGCTTCCTTACAAAGTTGAATTTGTTCCTGATGCCGTGTGCTGGACACAAGCGCCAGATAGCTTCAAGATCCTCGGTAGTCAACGTAAAAGATGGGGACGCGGTAACTTGAAGAATATGATTGATGAAGGACGCCACATGTTCTTGCGTCCAAAATACAAGATTATGGGACTACTAACGATTCCATACAACATTATATTTGAAACGCTAAGTCCGTATTTCCGCATAACAGGATTATTGGCTTTAATTGGGTACACGATGATGGATATGACTGGTTGGAAGATTCTCTTAGCATTTAGCTTAGTCAACATCGCCTATGGAACATTACTAGGATTAGGATCTCTATTAATAGAAGAGATTGCCTTCCAACGTTTCCCTAAAGTAAGAGATTTCTTCAAAATGCTTGGATATACCGTGTTAATGTTCTTTGGATATCGACAACTCGGTATTCTATGGAGGTTCCTTGGTCAAATTGATTACTTCCGTAAGAATAACACCTGGGGCACGATGACAAGGACAAGCTGGAACTCAGAGGACAACAAATCAGCCTAATGAAACGTAGCAATGAGGAGGAATTTGTAATCATGGCACAAAGTCAACATGTTGGTTCACGTATCGTTAAAACCTTTAACCATTTTCTTCAATATTATCAAGAAAGCAAATTAGCTTGTGGGATTATTATCGTTCGTACTGATTTGAATGAAAAGGAACTAGAAAATCTTCAAAGCTTTATGGAGAAAGAGGAACCAACAGTAGGAGCTCAGTTTAGTTATGATCACTCAGAAGGTCTTCTTGGAATTCTTCTAGATGATTGCAACATTGGCTACACTCATTTTTATTCACTATTTATTAAAGATTATTTACAGCAACAAGGATGTCTGAAGGGTTCCCTTTTAGTAGGGAGTTTTCCAGAAAGTAGTGATTATGCTGAGCAAATGTTATTCAGTATGATTTGGGAAATGATGGACAAACCTCAAGACCAGTACAATATTGAACTATTTCAATATGACCGTCCTAGCAAAGAATGCAATCGTTCCATCCTATTGGTAGATAGTGATGAAAGTGTACTTGAGATTCTATCCTCCTTTTTACGTGGAAAAGGATATGATGTTCACACTGCAAAGGATGGGAAAGAAGGACTGGATCAATTTGAAAAAATCGTCCCTGAACTAGTCATTACAGAAATCAACCTATCTGCTTTGGGTGGATATCAATTTATAAACCAAGTTAGAGACGCCGAAGCTCCGACGCAAATTATGGTATTAACGAATAAGCATCTAGAAGAGGACATGAAGCGAACGTTTGAATTTGGCGTTTCCGAATATATGACGAAGCCATTTTCATTAATAGAAATAGAAGCTCGCATGAAGAGACTGATAGAACATTCTATGTAAAGGTAGTTTTGTTCATTAGTAGTTTGTAACGTTAGTTTGATTCTGTTAACTATAATTCATAGTAAAGAGAGGGATTTAGAATGAATTTTTATAGTCAATTAATTCAAAAAATCGATGAGAAGAAAGCAAATATTGGAGTAGTGGGTATGGGCTATGTAGGCCTGCCACTAGCAGTAGAAATGGTGAAATCGGGATTCACAGTATGCGGGATAGACCTTTCTGAAGATAAGATTAACCAATTGAAAAAAGGTCACTCTTACATTCAGGACGTTTCCCATGAAGAAATGGAAGAAGTTATTGCTTCCAATCGCTTTCTTCCAACGACAGACTATGAGGCAGTTAAAGAATTAGACGCGATTAGTATTTGTGTGCCAACACCACTTAGTGAAAACCAGGATCCAGATACCTCCTATATCACGGGTGTAATCAACAGTATTAAGCCACACATGAAAAAAGGTACGCTTATTACACTTGAAAGCACAACGTATCCAGGGACAACAGAAGAATTAATCTTAAACGAATTCAAGAAAATGGGTTACGAAGCTGGAAAGGATTTCTTCCTATGTTATTCTCCGGAGCGTGTAGACCCAGGTAATGATAAGTACAATACGCAAAACATGCCTAAAGTTATTGGTGGTACAACAGAACAATGTACAGAGTTAGGCGTTAAACTGTATAGCCATTATGTTGGCAACGTAGTACCTGTTTCCTCTCCGAAGGTAGCTGAAATGTCTAAGTTACTAGAAAACACCTTCCGTAGTATCAACATTGCATTCGTTAACGAAATTGCAATGATGTGTGAACGCATGGATATTGACGTTTGGGAAGTAATCGATGCAGCTGCAACGAAGCCATTCGGATTCATGAAATTCCAACCAGGACCAGGAATTGGTGGCCATTGCATCCCATTAGATCCTATGTATCTATCTTGGAAGGCAAAAGGATACCGTTTCTATAGTAAATTTATCGATCTAGCACAATCGATCAACAATAACATGCCAGATGTTGTCGTAAGCAAAACCTCTCAGGTATTAAACCTTGATGGTAAGTCCATCAATCGTGCCAACATCTTAATCCTTGGTATGGCTTATAAGCCAAACGTGGCTGACTTGCGCGAATCTCCAGGTCTATATCTATATGAATTGTACAAAGAAAATGGAGCTAATGTTCAGTATTTAGATCCACATGCGCAAAGCTTCATCGATGATAGTGGAGATGTTGTTCATTCTGTACCTTATATCGAAGATCAATTGAAACAATATGATTGTATGGTACTCGTAACAAATCATAGTGATTTCGATTATGATCAGCTAGCGAATCTTGGTGTACCAATTGTGGATACTCGTAATGCATTTAAAGATTATGAACAGCAACACATTCACAAGCTTGGCACATCTTCAAAAGTATTCGATCGTCAAGATTCAGTAGCGTTGTAAGATAATAGTTTTATCTACATTCGAAGGCTAATCAAAACTACTATTTTATAAAAGAAGGAAGGATGAATCATATGTGCGGAATTATTGGTTACATTGGAGCAAGAGAAACACAAAATATACTAGCAAACGGTTTAGAAAAACTAGAATATAGAGGGTATGATTCTGCTGGAATCGCAGTATGTGATGGAGAGTGCATCCAAACTGAAAAAACAGTTGGACGTCTAGATAGTTTACAAGAAAAACTGATTGAATCTCCTAAGCAAGGTTCTTTAGGTATTGGTCATACAAGATGGGCAACACACGGTCGTCCATCTAACGAAAACTCTCATCCCCATACGGATGAAGAAACGGAATTCGCAGTCGTTCACAACGGCATCATAGAAAATTATCTAGATGTAAAAGAAGAGCTAATGGCAGAAGGTGTGACATTCACATCTGAAACTGATTCAGAAGTAATTGCTCATCTATTCTCTAAACTATACGACGGTGAAATGATCTCCACTATCCAAAAAGTCGTTCAAAAGCTAAAAGGTGCTTATGCACTAGGCGTAGTGACGAAAAATGATCCAGACACACTTTATGCCGTACGCCAAGCAAGCCCACTAATCGTTGGGGTTGGGGAAGACGAGAACTTCATTAGCTCTGATATCCCAGCACTTCTTGAGCATACACGTGATATGTTAATTCTTGAAGATGGCGAGATTGCGGTTCTAAAAAGAGAAGGCGTTTCCCTATTAGATCTAGAAACAGCTAATCCGATTGAGCGCGACGTATTCAAAGTGGATTGGGATATGGAGCAAGCAGAAAAGAATGGCTTCGATCACTTCATGCTTAAAGAAATTTTTGAACAGCCAAATGCGCTTCAAAAAACGATGACGGGTCGCTTTGATGAAGAAAATAATAAAGTAGATTTCCAAGAGCTTGATTGGACAGCTGACAAAGTGAACAATTGGAATAAAATCTATATTGTAGCGTGCGGTACAGCTTATCATGCAGGATTAATCGGCCAGAATGCAATTGAAGAATTAACACGCATCCCAGTATCTGTAGAGATTGCTTCTGAATTCCGTTACCGCCGTCCAATTATCGATGAGAACACACTTGTAATCGTTGTGAGCCAATCTGGTGAGACAGCCGACACATTAGCTGCTCTTCGTCAAAGTCAAAAAGTAGGTGCAGAAGTACTAGGCATTACAAACGTTGTAGGAAGCTCCATTGCTCGTGAAGCGGATAATGTCATCCTAACAATGGCTGGACCAGAAATTGCAGTAGCTTCTACGAAAGCATATACAACTCAGGTTCTATCTTTCTACCTACTAGGTACGTATGTTGCACAAATGAAAGAAATGATTTCAGATGAGTATCGTGAAAAACTTGTAAAAGGAATTCAGGCTATCCCATCTCAAATCGAGGAAGGACTTGAGCATACAAAAGGACTTCAATGGTATGCAGAATCTATTAAAGATTCACAGAGCGTATTCTTCCTAGGTCGTGGACTAGATCATGCTGTCGCTCTAGAAGGTTCTTTAAAGCTTAAAGAAATTTCTTATATTCACTCTGAAGCATATGCAGCTGGCGAACTTAAGCACGGAACGTTGGCTCTTATTGAAGAGGGAACTCCAGTGATTGCCCTTGCAACGCAGGACGAAGTGTACGAGAAAATGCTAGGTAACATTGAAGAAGTAAAAGCACGTGGTGCACAGGTTATGGGTGTAGCAACAGAAGGTAACATGAAGATTTATCAGTATGTAGATGAAACGTGCTATATCCCAGCAACGTTATCTCTTCTAACACCGCTACTATCCGTAGTTCCATTACAAATTATCTCTTATTACACAGCTCTAGCACTAGATAAGGATATTGATAAGCCAAGAAACCTTGCTAAGAGCGTAACGGTAGAATAATCAACCCCAAAACTAGGATAGAAAGCGAGTGCATGGCATGACGCAAACGTTGGAAAGAAGACGCGAAGAAATGTTAGACGAAGGGTTATTGCTAGGAATTATGCAAGGAATTAACCAAAAAGTTGAAGACCAAGAAATCGTCCAAGATGCACAGCTTATCGATGAAGTAATTGATTCACTAAAGCCCTTATACGGTCCTCAAGCAAGTAGAGGACATCATGACAATCAGTAGAGATTTAGTGTGGAAAAGAATGACAAACCTTATCAGGGGGATATGATGACACAAACATTTGCCGTCGTGTTAGCTGCAGGAAAAGGTTCTCGTATGAAATCAGACCTGCCAAAGGTGTTGCATCCCGTATGTGGCAAACCAATGGTGCAGCATATCACGGATAAATTAACGAACCTTAACTTCAACCAAATTGTCACTGTTGTAGGCCATAAAAGTGACATGGTTAAGAAACAATTAGGTGATACAGTTGATTATGCCATGCAAAATGAACAGCTTGGTACCGCTCATGCTGTGAAGATGGCAGAAAGACAGCTAGCAGAAAAAGAAGGTACAACCTTAATTATTACAGGAGATACTCCTCTAGTAACAGAAGAAACACTAGAGGAACTCCTGCAGCATCACCAAGAAACCAATGCGTCAGCTACCATTTTAACGATGAATACAGAAGATCCATCTGGATATGGACGTATTATTCGTAACAATCAAGGTCAAGTGGAACGTATTGTCGAACAAAAAGATGCGTCAGAGGAAGAGCTAGCAATCAAAGAAGTCAATTCAGGCATCTTCTGTTTTGATAACAAGCAGCTATTCACTTCCCTTCAGAAGGTTAGTACGAACAACAATCAAAGTGAGTACTACCTACCAGACGTCATTGAAATCTTGAAAAATGAAGGAAATATTATATCTGCTAGTAGTACAGATGATATAGAGGAAGGACTTGGGGTGAATGACCGCCTTCAGTTATCCAATGCAGAGCAAATCCTTCGCAATCGAATTCTGGATCTTCATATGACAAATGGAGTAACTATTACAGATCCATCTACTGCATATATCGAAGCGGATGTGACCATTGGACAAGATACGACAATCGAACCAAGAGTTCATCTTCGCGGTAAAACGAAAATCGGCTCTAGCTGTGTTATTGGTCCTGACGTGGATCTAATTGACTTTGAAGCGGAAGACAAAACAAAGATTTCTAATTTCTCTATGACCAATGACTTATGCAAAATGCCGATCGGAAATGAATGATGCAGTAGATATACTTCCCGTTCAAAGGAGAGGGCTTTTCTATGAACGATCGAAAACAAGCACTCCTAAACAGCCTTCAGCATAGAAGGAAAATAACCGTCATCATGGTACTACTCATTAGTTTAGGTATCCTCACCACAACTACATTTATGGGTGGTGGAAAAGAAGAAGTGAAAGCGACATGGATATGGGATGTAGAACAAATACAAGAAAACCCTGAAAAAACAATTTCGTTTGCGAAACAGCAAAATGTGAATCTTATTTACGTTCATGTAAGCATAAAAGACTTTTCACCTAAGCTGTATCGTTCGTTTATTGAAGAAGCTAGTAAACAAGACATCAACGTGTATGCCCTTGGTGGAGACCCAACTTGGGCATTAACAAAGAATCAAGATAGTATGGACAAGTTTGTTTCTCAAGTGAAAAACTACAATCGAGTAGTTTCAGATGAACAGAAGTTTGAAGGTATTCATTTAGATGTAGAACCTTACCTTCTTCCCGAGTGGAAAAAGAATCAGAATGAAGTCATCGAACAATGGATGATGAATACCGCAACTGTTGTGGATCAAGCAAAGGCTAATACGGAGTTAGCGGTAAGTGGTGACTTTCCATTTTGGGTTCATAAGTTGAATGTTCCTGGTAGCTCGCAGAAAGTCAGTGAATGGATGTTGAATAAATTAGATTCCATCACGATCATGGCTTATCGAGATTATACAGAAGGAACCAACGGCATTAAAAGCATCGTCACACCATTAGTCAATCAGGCTCACCAACACAACAAATCCGTCATTGTTGGAGTGAACGTGATTGATACGTCAGAAGGAAGCCATACGACCTTTCATGGAAACAAACCAGGTCAGATGGCTAACGAACTAGACAAGCTGGAACAACAATTTAACGACCATGGTGGCTACGCTGGAATAGCCATCCATGATTATAAACATTGGAAGACCAATGTACATTAATCTTTTTCTCCCTCCCCCTATATAAATAGAACCACCCTGAAGGTATGGATAAGCATACTGGAAGGGTGGTTTTTTGTTGTTACAGAAGGTATGCTTATGAAATTCGACATTATACAAGTTCATGTATATATTCTAACAATTCTTCTGTTTGTTATCTCATCTGAAAGAATCCCTTTATCGTAACTACATCGTCATTCGCTAAACTCATATAAAGGCCCCCTTTATTTCATTCAAACTTGAAATTCATGCTTGATTTTATTATGTGAAGAACCATCATATACCTCAAATTGGGGTTTTTAGGTGAAATTTTAGTTTTAACTATAGAATGGAAACTTACAAAGAATATTTCCTTATCAGCCCCATTGTGCGACAAACAAATAATGGTCTCAATAAAGTTCCGCGACAATGCTGAAGCTCTTAGATTTTAAGTGAATCCTTTTCTTAGAAAGGCTCTCATATCTTTTAATAACAGGGGATAGAACTAGTAGTAAAACACATCCTAACATAAACTAAATTTTATTTGGAGGAATAACAATGGATTGGGATTTTGTATGGAAATCAGCCCTAATAGTTATTGTAGGAACTTTTTTACTAAGAATAGCAGGCAAAAAAACCATATCGCAAATGACTTTAGCTGAAACGGTTATTATGATTGCTATAGGTTCATTGCTGATTCAGCCAGTAGCAGGAAAGAATGTATGGGTTACGTTTCTGGTAGGTGGTGTACTTGTCT
Above is a genomic segment from Pontibacillus yanchengensis containing:
- a CDS encoding response regulator transcription factor — encoded protein: MAQSQHVGSRIVKTFNHFLQYYQESKLACGIIIVRTDLNEKELENLQSFMEKEEPTVGAQFSYDHSEGLLGILLDDCNIGYTHFYSLFIKDYLQQQGCLKGSLLVGSFPESSDYAEQMLFSMIWEMMDKPQDQYNIELFQYDRPSKECNRSILLVDSDESVLEILSSFLRGKGYDVHTAKDGKEGLDQFEKIVPELVITEINLSALGGYQFINQVRDAEAPTQIMVLTNKHLEEDMKRTFEFGVSEYMTKPFSLIEIEARMKRLIEHSM
- a CDS encoding glycosyltransferase family 2 protein, whose translation is MREILFGYGIFAMYYVIAINTIYLTIILFSFNKVSSILKGTLYSKYQSLSGSKNVPPISVLVPAYNEELTVIENVRSLLALHYPKYEVIVVNDGSSDKTVEVITEEFNLKYFAPSSVEKKIETAEVRGIYYNPNYPNLYVVDKENGGKADSLNAGINLSNYPLIASIDADSLLEKDALIRMARKYMENPEQNVAIGGNVRIANGCKIENGVVKDVNLPKKLLPMLQTVEYMKAFLGGRIGWSKVNGLIIVSGAFGVFRKDYVVEVGGYRGGYPGEDMNIIIKLHRHMLENKLPYKVEFVPDAVCWTQAPDSFKILGSQRKRWGRGNLKNMIDEGRHMFLRPKYKIMGLLTIPYNIIFETLSPYFRITGLLALIGYTMMDMTGWKILLAFSLVNIAYGTLLGLGSLLIEEIAFQRFPKVRDFFKMLGYTVLMFFGYRQLGILWRFLGQIDYFRKNNTWGTMTRTSWNSEDNKSA
- a CDS encoding nucleotide sugar dehydrogenase, which encodes MNFYSQLIQKIDEKKANIGVVGMGYVGLPLAVEMVKSGFTVCGIDLSEDKINQLKKGHSYIQDVSHEEMEEVIASNRFLPTTDYEAVKELDAISICVPTPLSENQDPDTSYITGVINSIKPHMKKGTLITLESTTYPGTTEELILNEFKKMGYEAGKDFFLCYSPERVDPGNDKYNTQNMPKVIGGTTEQCTELGVKLYSHYVGNVVPVSSPKVAEMSKLLENTFRSINIAFVNEIAMMCERMDIDVWEVIDAAATKPFGFMKFQPGPGIGGHCIPLDPMYLSWKAKGYRFYSKFIDLAQSINNNMPDVVVSKTSQVLNLDGKSINRANILILGMAYKPNVADLRESPGLYLYELYKENGANVQYLDPHAQSFIDDSGDVVHSVPYIEDQLKQYDCMVLVTNHSDFDYDQLANLGVPIVDTRNAFKDYEQQHIHKLGTSSKVFDRQDSVAL
- the glmS gene encoding glutamine--fructose-6-phosphate transaminase (isomerizing) — protein: MCGIIGYIGARETQNILANGLEKLEYRGYDSAGIAVCDGECIQTEKTVGRLDSLQEKLIESPKQGSLGIGHTRWATHGRPSNENSHPHTDEETEFAVVHNGIIENYLDVKEELMAEGVTFTSETDSEVIAHLFSKLYDGEMISTIQKVVQKLKGAYALGVVTKNDPDTLYAVRQASPLIVGVGEDENFISSDIPALLEHTRDMLILEDGEIAVLKREGVSLLDLETANPIERDVFKVDWDMEQAEKNGFDHFMLKEIFEQPNALQKTMTGRFDEENNKVDFQELDWTADKVNNWNKIYIVACGTAYHAGLIGQNAIEELTRIPVSVEIASEFRYRRPIIDENTLVIVVSQSGETADTLAALRQSQKVGAEVLGITNVVGSSIAREADNVILTMAGPEIAVASTKAYTTQVLSFYLLGTYVAQMKEMISDEYREKLVKGIQAIPSQIEEGLEHTKGLQWYAESIKDSQSVFFLGRGLDHAVALEGSLKLKEISYIHSEAYAAGELKHGTLALIEEGTPVIALATQDEVYEKMLGNIEEVKARGAQVMGVATEGNMKIYQYVDETCYIPATLSLLTPLLSVVPLQIISYYTALALDKDIDKPRNLAKSVTVE
- the glmU gene encoding bifunctional UDP-N-acetylglucosamine diphosphorylase/glucosamine-1-phosphate N-acetyltransferase GlmU; the encoded protein is MMTQTFAVVLAAGKGSRMKSDLPKVLHPVCGKPMVQHITDKLTNLNFNQIVTVVGHKSDMVKKQLGDTVDYAMQNEQLGTAHAVKMAERQLAEKEGTTLIITGDTPLVTEETLEELLQHHQETNASATILTMNTEDPSGYGRIIRNNQGQVERIVEQKDASEEELAIKEVNSGIFCFDNKQLFTSLQKVSTNNNQSEYYLPDVIEILKNEGNIISASSTDDIEEGLGVNDRLQLSNAEQILRNRILDLHMTNGVTITDPSTAYIEADVTIGQDTTIEPRVHLRGKTKIGSSCVIGPDVDLIDFEAEDKTKISNFSMTNDLCKMPIGNE